The Ptiloglossa arizonensis isolate GNS036 chromosome 13, iyPtiAriz1_principal, whole genome shotgun sequence genome window below encodes:
- the LOC143153933 gene encoding uncharacterized protein LOC143153933 isoform X1 — translation MVSLDLGALGTVVPRKCLSLLYGHRFFYTSSPCSSVFSYEREPPLRSSNKIGLRAVSSSRGKRLIACKTFMPVDIGEPLREPHWTLRTSFVASGITISYANQG, via the coding sequence ATGGTATCTCTTGATCTCGGAGCGTTAGGTACGGTCGTACCTCGCAAGTGTCTCTCGCTTTTATACGGCCACAGATTTTTTTACACCTCGAGCCCCTGTTCCAGCGTCTTTTCCTACGAGCGAGAGCCCCCTCTGCGGTCAAGTAATAAAATTGGACTGCGGGCAGTTTCGTCCAGCCGGGGCAAACGCCTTATTGCATGTAAAACATTTATGCCCGTGGATATTGGCGAACCTCTACGCGAGCCGCACTGGACTTTGCGTACATCTTTCGTCGCTTCTGGGATAACAATATCGTATGCAAATCAAGGATAG
- the LOC143153933 gene encoding uncharacterized protein LOC143153933 isoform X2 yields the protein MVSLDLGALASFPTSESPLCGQVIKLDCGQFRPAGANALLHVKHLCPWILANLYASRTGLCVHLSSLLG from the exons ATGGTATCTCTTGATCTCGGAGCGTTAG CGTCTTTTCCTACGAGCGAGAGCCCCCTCTGCGGTCAAGTAATAAAATTGGACTGCGGGCAGTTTCGTCCAGCCGGGGCAAACGCCTTATTGCATGTAAAACATTTATGCCCGTGGATATTGGCGAACCTCTACGCGAGCCGCACTGGACTTTGCGTACATCTTTCGTCGCTTCTGGGATAA